In the genome of Sebastes umbrosus isolate fSebUmb1 chromosome 14, fSebUmb1.pri, whole genome shotgun sequence, one region contains:
- the gh1 gene encoding somatotropin produces the protein MDRVVLLLSVVSLGVSSQPITDGQRLFSIAVSRVQHLHQVAQRLFFEFESSLQTEEQRQLNKIFLQDYCNSDNIISPIDKHETQRSSILKLLSISYRLVESWEIPSRSLSGGSAPRNLISPKLTQLKAGILLLIEANQDGAELFPDSSALQLAPYGNYYQSLGADESLRRTYELLACFKKDMHKVETYLTVAKCRLSPEANCTL, from the exons ATGGACCGAG TCGTCCTCCTGTTGTCGGTGGTGTCTCTGGGCGTCtcctctcagccaatcacagacgGCCAGCGTCTGTTCTCCATCGCCGTCAGCAGAGTTCAACACCTCCACCAGGTCGCCCAGAGACTCTTCTTTGAGTTC gagaGCTCTCTGCAGACGGAGGAGCAGCGTCAACTCAACAAGATCTTCCTGCAGGATTACTGCAACTCTGATAACATCATCAGCCCCATCGACAAGCACGAGACACAACGCAGCTCC AtcctgaagctgttatctatctCCTATCGATTGGTCGAGTCTTGGGAGATTCCCAGCCGTTCTCTGTCTGGAGGTTCGGCTCCCAGAAACCTGATTTCCCCCAAATTGACTCAACTGAAGGCGGGAATCCTGCTGCTGATCGAG GCCAATCAGGACGGAGCAGAGCTCTTCCCTGATAGCTCCGCCCTGCAGCTCGCTCCGTACGGAAACTACTATCAGAGTCTGGGAGCCGACGAGTCGCTGAGACGAACCTACGAACTGTTGGCCTGTTTCAAGAAAGACATGCAcaag GTGGAGACCTATCTGACGGTGGCTAAATGTCGACTCTCTCCAGAAGCCAACTGCACCCTGTAG
- the cdc27 gene encoding cell division cycle protein 27 homolog isoform X2 — protein MTVLQEPVQAAVWQALNHYAYLDAVFLAERLYAEVRSEEALYLLATCYYRSGKPYKAYRLLKAHSCSTPQVRFLLAKCCVELSKLAEGEQVLIGGVLNKQKSQDDIITEFGDSASFTLSLLGHIYCKTDRVAKGAECFQRSLTLNPFLWSPFQNLCHLGEKPDPDQVFRLSSLQNSSIAPPPLSVSPAQNPSHRLDTALMETPQDTLELNRLNLESSNGKLMSDLSVSYIDSSLISPETGSLLGNTVSMASAGSLLAKQNKPKSGRSLLGGPAALSPLTPSFGILPLEPSPGDPTYLQNYSATMETQSTAPSKKSVSRISQSKSVFSQSGNSRDVLPIPFNQSQTSAPHSSGSPQVLSPSMSGPPNVQPRRSSRLFTSASSTAKENSKKLKMKFPTKIPNRKTKCKSAKTSNSSNLNESLDILRLDASLSLPDTKIPQYQRAAADSVMVLLRELGRGYQALCSYNCKEAINILTSLPPQHYNTGWVLTHIGRAYFELAEYTQAERLFSEVRRIESYRVEGMEIYSTTLWHLQKDVALSALSKDLTDMDKNCPEAWCVAGNCFSLQREHDIAIKFFQRAIQVDPGFAYAYTLLGHEFVLTEELDRALACFRNAIRVNNRHYNAWYGLGMIYYKQEKFNLAEIHFKKALSINPQSSVLLCHIGVVQHALKKSDAALETLNRAIVIDPKNPLCKFHRASILFANDKYKAALQELEELKQIVPKESLVYFLIGKVYKKLGQTHLALMNFSWAMDLDPKGANNQIKEAIDKRYLPEDEAAEVDDSQDSSIMTDADDTQLHTAESDDVL, from the exons ATGACGGTGCTGCAGGAACCTGTCCAG GCTGCAGTGTGGCAGGCTCTGAACCACTACGCCTACCTCGACGCTGTTTTCCTCGCTGAGAGACTCTACGCTGAAG tgaGGTCAGAGGAGGCCCTGTACCTGTTGGCTACATGTTACTACCGCTCTGGGAAGCCATATAAAGCGTACCGCCTGCTGAAGGCTCACAGCTGCTCCACACCGCAGGTTCGATTCTTGTTGGCAAAGTGCTGCGTCGAACTCAGCAA gttGGCTGAAGGAGAACAGGTTCTGATTGGTGGAGTGCTAAACAAACAGAAGAGTcaggatgacatcatcacagagTTTGGAGACTCCGCCTCCTTCACACTGTCGttactgggacacatttactg TAAGACAGATCGTGTTGCTAAAGGTGCAGAGTGTTTCCAGAGAAGTTTAACTCTCAACCCGTTCCTCTGGTCGCCTTTCCAGAACCTCTGTCACctag GAGAGAAACCAGATCCAGATCAGGTGTTTAGGTTGTCCTCCCTACAGAACTCCTCTATAGCACCGCCCCCGCTGTCTGTTAGCCCCGCCCAGAACCCCTCGCACCGCCTAGACACCGCCCTCATGGAGACGCCCCAGGACACGCTG GAGTTGAACCGTTTGAATTTAGAGTCGTCTAACGGAAAGCTGATGTCTGATTTGTCGGTTTCCTACATCGACTCCTCCCTAATCTCCCCGGAGACCGGCTCCCTATTGGGTAACACGGTTTCCATGGCGTCAGCTGGCTCCTTATTGGCTAAACAGAACAAGCCCAAGAGTGGGCGGAGTTTACTGGGAGGACCTGCAGCACTCAGCCCGCTGACGCCCAG ttttggCATCCTGCCCCTGGAGCCCAGCCCTGGAGACCCCACATATCTACAGAACTATTCAGCTACCATGGAAACACAATCTACAGCTCCCAGCAAGAAG tctgtctccAGGATCAGTCAGTCTAAATCTGTCTTCAGTCAGAGTGGTAACAGCAGAGACGTTCTCCCCATCCCCTTCAACCAATCACAGACCTCCGCCCCTCACAGCAG tggCTCCCCTCAGGTCCTCAGTCCCAGTATGTCTGGTCCTCCCAACGTTCAGCCCAGAAGAAGCTCCAGACTGTTTACTAGTGCTAGCTCTACTGCCAAG GAGAACAGTAAGAAGTTAAAGATGAAGTTTCCTACAAAGATCCCCAACAGGAAAACTAAATGTAAATCAGCCAAGACGTCGAATAGCAGCAACCTGAACGAGAGTCTGGACATCCTGAGACTGGACGCCAGTCTGAGTCTACCGGACACCAAGATCCCCCAGTACCAGAGGGCTGCTGCAG acaGCGTGATGGTGTTGCTACGGGAACTGGGCCGTGGTTACCAGGCGTTGTGTTCGTACAACTGCAAAGAAGCCATCAACATCCtgacctccctccctcctcagcaCTACAACACCGGCTGGGTCCTCACACACATCGGCAGGGCTTACTTCGAACTGGCCGAGTACACACAG GCGGAGCGTCTGTTCAGCGAGGTTCGTCGGATCGAGTCGTACAGAGTTGAAGGGATGGAGATTTATTCAACAACGCTGTGGCACCTGCAAAAAGACGTTGCACTGTCCGCCCTGTCCAAAGACCTGACCGACATGGACAAGAACTGTCCTGAG GCCTGGTGTGTAGCAGGAAACTGTTTCAGCCTGCAGAGGGAGCACGACATCGCCATCAAGTTCTTCCAGAGAGCCATCCAG gtgGACCCGGGCTTTGCGTATGCATACACTCTGTTGGGTCATGAGTTTGTTCTGACGGAGGAGTTGGACCGAGCCCTCGCCTGCTTCCGGAACGCCATCCGAGTCAACAACAGACACTACAACGCATG gtaTGGTCTGGGGATGATCTACTACAAACAGGAGAAGTTCAACTTGGCAGAGATCCACTTTAAGAAAGCGTTGAGCATCAACCCTCAGAGCTCCGTGCTGCTCTGTCACATCGGAGTG gtGCAGCATGCCTTAAAGAAGTCTGATGCAGCTTTAGAGACTCTGAACAGAGCGATCGTGATCGACCCCAAGAACCCGCTCTGCAAGTTCCACCGAGCCTCCATACTCTTCGCTAACGACAAGTACAAG gctgcCCTTCAGGAGTTGGAGGAGTTGAAACAGATCGTTCCCAAAGAGTCTCTGGTTTACTTCCTCATAGGAAAG GTGTATAAGAAGCTGGGTCAGACTCACCTGGCTCTGATGAACTTCAGCTGGGCGATGGATCTGGACCCTAAAGGAGCCAATAACCAGATCAAAGAAGCCATCGACAAGAGATACCTGCCAGAGGACGAAG CTGCGGAGGTGGACGACAGTCAGGACAGCAGCATCATGACGGACGCCGATGACACGCAGCTCCACACGGCGGAGAGCGATGACGTCCTTTAA
- the cdc27 gene encoding cell division cycle protein 27 homolog isoform X1 — protein MTVLQEPVQAAVWQALNHYAYLDAVFLAERLYAEVRSEEALYLLATCYYRSGKPYKAYRLLKAHSCSTPQVRFLLAKCCVELSKLAEGEQVLIGGVLNKQKSQDDIITEFGDSASFTLSLLGHIYCKTDRVAKGAECFQRSLTLNPFLWSPFQNLCHLGEKPDPDQVFRLSSLQNSSIAPPPLSVSPAQNPSHRLDTALMETPQDTLELNRLNLESSNGKLMSDLSVSYIDSSLISPETGSLLGNTVSMASAGSLLAKQNKPKSGRSLLGGPAALSPLTPSFGILPLEPSPGDPTYLQNYSATMETQSTAPSKKSVSRISQSKSVFSQSGNSRDVLPIPFNQSQTSAPHSSGSPQVLSPSMSGPPNVQPRRSSRLFTSASSTAKENSKKLKMKFPTKIPNRKTKCKSAKTSNSSNLNESLDILRLDASLSLPDTKIPQYQRAAADSVMVLLRELGRGYQALCSYNCKEAINILTSLPPQHYNTGWVLTHIGRAYFELAEYTQAERLFSEVRRIESYRVEGMEIYSTTLWHLQKDVALSALSKDLTDMDKNCPEAWCVAGNCFSLQREHDIAIKFFQRAIQVDPGFAYAYTLLGHEFVLTEELDRALACFRNAIRVNNRHYNAWYGLGMIYYKQEKFNLAEIHFKKALSINPQSSVLLCHIGVVQHALKKSDAALETLNRAIVIDPKNPLCKFHRASILFANDKYKAALQELEELKQIVPKESLVYFLIGKVYKKLGQTHLALMNFSWAMDLDPKGANNQIKEAIDKRYLPEDEGETAAEVDDSQDSSIMTDADDTQLHTAESDDVL, from the exons ATGACGGTGCTGCAGGAACCTGTCCAG GCTGCAGTGTGGCAGGCTCTGAACCACTACGCCTACCTCGACGCTGTTTTCCTCGCTGAGAGACTCTACGCTGAAG tgaGGTCAGAGGAGGCCCTGTACCTGTTGGCTACATGTTACTACCGCTCTGGGAAGCCATATAAAGCGTACCGCCTGCTGAAGGCTCACAGCTGCTCCACACCGCAGGTTCGATTCTTGTTGGCAAAGTGCTGCGTCGAACTCAGCAA gttGGCTGAAGGAGAACAGGTTCTGATTGGTGGAGTGCTAAACAAACAGAAGAGTcaggatgacatcatcacagagTTTGGAGACTCCGCCTCCTTCACACTGTCGttactgggacacatttactg TAAGACAGATCGTGTTGCTAAAGGTGCAGAGTGTTTCCAGAGAAGTTTAACTCTCAACCCGTTCCTCTGGTCGCCTTTCCAGAACCTCTGTCACctag GAGAGAAACCAGATCCAGATCAGGTGTTTAGGTTGTCCTCCCTACAGAACTCCTCTATAGCACCGCCCCCGCTGTCTGTTAGCCCCGCCCAGAACCCCTCGCACCGCCTAGACACCGCCCTCATGGAGACGCCCCAGGACACGCTG GAGTTGAACCGTTTGAATTTAGAGTCGTCTAACGGAAAGCTGATGTCTGATTTGTCGGTTTCCTACATCGACTCCTCCCTAATCTCCCCGGAGACCGGCTCCCTATTGGGTAACACGGTTTCCATGGCGTCAGCTGGCTCCTTATTGGCTAAACAGAACAAGCCCAAGAGTGGGCGGAGTTTACTGGGAGGACCTGCAGCACTCAGCCCGCTGACGCCCAG ttttggCATCCTGCCCCTGGAGCCCAGCCCTGGAGACCCCACATATCTACAGAACTATTCAGCTACCATGGAAACACAATCTACAGCTCCCAGCAAGAAG tctgtctccAGGATCAGTCAGTCTAAATCTGTCTTCAGTCAGAGTGGTAACAGCAGAGACGTTCTCCCCATCCCCTTCAACCAATCACAGACCTCCGCCCCTCACAGCAG tggCTCCCCTCAGGTCCTCAGTCCCAGTATGTCTGGTCCTCCCAACGTTCAGCCCAGAAGAAGCTCCAGACTGTTTACTAGTGCTAGCTCTACTGCCAAG GAGAACAGTAAGAAGTTAAAGATGAAGTTTCCTACAAAGATCCCCAACAGGAAAACTAAATGTAAATCAGCCAAGACGTCGAATAGCAGCAACCTGAACGAGAGTCTGGACATCCTGAGACTGGACGCCAGTCTGAGTCTACCGGACACCAAGATCCCCCAGTACCAGAGGGCTGCTGCAG acaGCGTGATGGTGTTGCTACGGGAACTGGGCCGTGGTTACCAGGCGTTGTGTTCGTACAACTGCAAAGAAGCCATCAACATCCtgacctccctccctcctcagcaCTACAACACCGGCTGGGTCCTCACACACATCGGCAGGGCTTACTTCGAACTGGCCGAGTACACACAG GCGGAGCGTCTGTTCAGCGAGGTTCGTCGGATCGAGTCGTACAGAGTTGAAGGGATGGAGATTTATTCAACAACGCTGTGGCACCTGCAAAAAGACGTTGCACTGTCCGCCCTGTCCAAAGACCTGACCGACATGGACAAGAACTGTCCTGAG GCCTGGTGTGTAGCAGGAAACTGTTTCAGCCTGCAGAGGGAGCACGACATCGCCATCAAGTTCTTCCAGAGAGCCATCCAG gtgGACCCGGGCTTTGCGTATGCATACACTCTGTTGGGTCATGAGTTTGTTCTGACGGAGGAGTTGGACCGAGCCCTCGCCTGCTTCCGGAACGCCATCCGAGTCAACAACAGACACTACAACGCATG gtaTGGTCTGGGGATGATCTACTACAAACAGGAGAAGTTCAACTTGGCAGAGATCCACTTTAAGAAAGCGTTGAGCATCAACCCTCAGAGCTCCGTGCTGCTCTGTCACATCGGAGTG gtGCAGCATGCCTTAAAGAAGTCTGATGCAGCTTTAGAGACTCTGAACAGAGCGATCGTGATCGACCCCAAGAACCCGCTCTGCAAGTTCCACCGAGCCTCCATACTCTTCGCTAACGACAAGTACAAG gctgcCCTTCAGGAGTTGGAGGAGTTGAAACAGATCGTTCCCAAAGAGTCTCTGGTTTACTTCCTCATAGGAAAG GTGTATAAGAAGCTGGGTCAGACTCACCTGGCTCTGATGAACTTCAGCTGGGCGATGGATCTGGACCCTAAAGGAGCCAATAACCAGATCAAAGAAGCCATCGACAAGAGATACCTGCCAGAGGACGAAGGTGAGACAG CTGCGGAGGTGGACGACAGTCAGGACAGCAGCATCATGACGGACGCCGATGACACGCAGCTCCACACGGCGGAGAGCGATGACGTCCTTTAA